Proteins found in one Phoenicibacter congonensis genomic segment:
- a CDS encoding ABC transporter substrate-binding protein, with protein sequence MNQLQFSRRTFLAGTAATAGIAALGLSGCGSSGSSSSSGSSDKQKAKTITAAPAYTSTNCNPIGNSSALMLAATWHVFEGLYDLDLTNYKTYNGLADGDPQKVSDTEYTVKLRKDAKFSDGTAVTAEDVVNAFELNIKDDTYGAFLSFIDSVTAKDDETVDFKLKFAFETLLKGRLALVKIFPKAQSVDDLKTMPIGTGPWMYETINGDDGGTIAFVPNPNYNGSKPANNERMEWNILLDNTSRTTAVTSGSAMAIENVPDANADQITGAGMTVEYVPGFALPFLMFNTKKAPFDDKKVRQAFFYAIDVDKLISNQMAGHAKAATSFLPETYANYHKASTVFSYDPEKAKSLLKEAGQESITCELMVNNNWVKNLAAQIKENLAAVGIDVTINETKIDWAKLAPSDDTLPYDVMLTPGDPSCFGNDPDLLMNWWYGDNVWTKGRSCWAGTDEWKTLQDKLQSARQESDSSKQQSTWNECFDLIAENCPIYPLFHRETGTAYDSNKLENFGPIGTTGLVFLGATAVE encoded by the coding sequence ATGAATCAACTACAGTTTTCTCGTCGTACCTTTTTAGCTGGTACAGCAGCAACAGCAGGCATTGCTGCACTCGGTCTTTCAGGATGCGGATCAAGCGGCTCTAGCAGCAGCTCCGGTTCTTCTGACAAGCAAAAAGCTAAAACAATCACAGCTGCTCCAGCCTACACATCAACAAACTGCAACCCAATCGGAAACAGCTCAGCATTGATGTTGGCAGCAACATGGCATGTTTTTGAAGGCCTTTATGACCTCGATTTGACAAACTACAAGACATACAACGGACTTGCAGACGGCGACCCACAAAAAGTTTCTGACACTGAATACACAGTCAAACTTCGCAAAGACGCAAAGTTCAGCGATGGCACCGCAGTCACTGCAGAAGATGTTGTAAATGCATTCGAACTCAACATTAAAGATGACACCTATGGCGCATTCTTGTCATTCATCGACTCTGTCACTGCAAAAGATGACGAAACTGTCGACTTCAAATTGAAGTTTGCTTTCGAAACACTTCTCAAAGGACGTCTTGCACTTGTTAAGATTTTCCCTAAAGCACAGAGTGTTGATGATTTGAAGACAATGCCAATCGGCACTGGTCCATGGATGTACGAAACAATCAATGGCGACGACGGTGGCACAATCGCCTTTGTTCCTAACCCAAATTACAATGGCTCAAAACCAGCTAACAATGAGCGCATGGAGTGGAACATTCTTCTCGACAACACATCAAGAACAACAGCTGTAACGAGCGGTTCTGCAATGGCAATCGAGAACGTTCCTGACGCAAATGCCGACCAAATCACAGGTGCTGGCATGACGGTTGAATATGTTCCTGGATTTGCACTGCCTTTCCTCATGTTCAACACAAAGAAGGCTCCATTCGACGACAAAAAAGTTCGCCAGGCATTCTTCTACGCAATTGACGTTGACAAGCTGATTTCTAACCAGATGGCAGGACACGCAAAGGCTGCAACTTCGTTCCTTCCTGAGACATATGCAAACTATCACAAGGCATCAACTGTCTTCTCATATGACCCAGAAAAGGCAAAGTCACTTCTTAAAGAAGCAGGACAAGAGTCAATCACTTGCGAGCTCATGGTTAACAACAACTGGGTAAAGAACCTCGCTGCTCAAATTAAAGAAAACCTCGCCGCTGTTGGAATCGATGTAACAATCAATGAGACAAAGATTGACTGGGCAAAACTTGCTCCATCTGATGACACTCTTCCATATGATGTAATGCTCACTCCTGGTGACCCATCATGCTTCGGCAACGATCCAGACCTCCTCATGAACTGGTGGTATGGCGACAATGTTTGGACAAAAGGCCGCTCATGCTGGGCTGGCACCGATGAGTGGAAGACACTCCAAGACAAGCTCCAGTCTGCACGTCAAGAATCTGACTCTTCTAAGCAGCAGTCAACTTGGAATGAGTGCTTCGACCTCATTGCTGAGAATTGCCCAATTTACCCATTGTTCCATCGCGAGACAGGCACAGCCTACGATTCAAACAAACTCGAGAACTTTGGACCAATTGGCACAACTGGCCTTGTGTTCCTCGGCGCAACTGCTGTCGAATAG
- a CDS encoding energy-coupling factor transporter transmembrane protein EcfT, translating into MGSGKKIKAGQYVRRNSILHKCDARAKILAFVVFVICVFSFFNIWVLCGIAVFLVACCAMAKINFFSLVRSILPVLIGFAIISFFNAFVIHEGEVVFALGSLCIYSVGVYRSCLYAVRLCMTLLAGAFLLACTSQMQLTEGLGKLFSPLQKIGVPVSELSFVLALALRFVPVINSEVKTVITAQRLRGAHFTRGSFSKRIKAITSLVMPVTVGAIRKAEELSFALLSKNFVPGAPRTAWDYEGFQRRKKIVTKKPNTRV; encoded by the coding sequence ATGGGATCAGGAAAAAAAATAAAAGCTGGGCAATATGTCCGTCGAAACAGCATATTGCACAAGTGCGATGCGCGCGCCAAAATCTTGGCATTTGTTGTTTTTGTAATTTGTGTGTTTTCGTTTTTTAACATTTGGGTTCTTTGTGGAATTGCAGTGTTTCTGGTCGCCTGCTGCGCCATGGCTAAAATCAACTTTTTTTCTCTAGTGCGTTCAATTTTGCCTGTGCTCATTGGTTTTGCCATAATTTCATTTTTTAACGCATTTGTCATCCATGAGGGCGAGGTGGTTTTTGCTTTAGGAAGTCTTTGTATATATAGTGTTGGTGTCTATCGTTCCTGCCTTTATGCTGTTAGGCTTTGCATGACACTTCTTGCAGGCGCTTTTCTTTTAGCTTGCACTTCTCAAATGCAATTGACTGAGGGGCTTGGCAAGCTGTTTTCGCCTCTTCAAAAAATCGGAGTTCCTGTGTCGGAACTTTCATTTGTCTTGGCACTCGCTTTGCGTTTCGTCCCTGTTATAAATTCAGAAGTCAAAACCGTGATTACTGCCCAACGACTTCGCGGCGCTCATTTTACGCGAGGAAGTTTTTCAAAACGAATTAAAGCAATCACCTCACTTGTAATGCCGGTGACAGTTGGTGCAATTCGCAAGGCTGAAGAGCTCTCCTTTGCGCTTCTCTCTAAAAATTTTGTCCCCGGAGCGCCTCGCACTGCCTGGGATTATGAAGGGTTTCAAAGACGAAAAAAAATCGTAACAAAAAAACCAAACACACGTGTATAA